Proteins from one Deinococcus actinosclerus genomic window:
- a CDS encoding ABC-F family ATP-binding cassette domain-containing protein yields MSVPSTLIAASNVSVLFGERVVLDGVSVGVSLGERVALLGRNGAGKTTLLRVLTGERVPEEGEVWRAEGLRVAVLEQHHAHPAGRSVRSLVDAAHPYRALEVSLLELEADLGDPEVLARWSALHAHLEDVEAFRWPSRVARVLGMLDLTRFLDRDASTLSGGERTRLALALALAREPDLLVLDEPTNHLDIRMREWLEGWLRAFRGGVLLTSHDREFLDAVATRSVWLEHGAATGYPGGYSRASAQRELERRTQARAARLGEREAQRLSRSVEVLDRWGRRSRGLKTRAERQSVPEAPLPERQIRMRLLAGTARAPLVAWGEHLSKAYGDRPVLSEAAFRLRQGDRVALMGANGTGKTTLMRLLSGELHPDPPAPDPLTGETGPLPALRVAPGVTVASLDQTWHGLTPGEGLHAQFERRFGRQANTLLGRAGFGAEDWLKTPEVLSGGERARAGLALVSGLRADLLLLDEPTNHLDVEALLALEGAVQAYGGAVVIVTHDRRFAREVATRLWVIEDAALREVSGWGSREYLDPAATLQGDPPPPPPPPTPRQRLAPLETQLAALRAELDRPPGSLTGREEARVRAQAHAVQQGLYGLYAQVWSAPQFDAEVREPPLTVRAQRLGDSGGMFWAAHDEGCPHLAWDGQTLRWNGEPPAWFGAALLGGALRVLFERWNVGRVGLGDGGLVLTRRAYFERLGLAPGREGTRPAP; encoded by the coding sequence AGCGGGTGGCGTTGCTGGGCCGGAACGGGGCGGGGAAGACGACGCTGCTGCGCGTGCTGACCGGGGAGCGGGTGCCGGAGGAGGGTGAGGTGTGGCGCGCGGAGGGCCTGCGGGTGGCGGTGCTGGAGCAGCATCACGCGCACCCGGCGGGGCGGAGTGTGCGGTCGCTGGTGGACGCGGCGCATCCGTACCGGGCGCTGGAGGTGAGTCTGCTGGAGCTGGAGGCGGACCTGGGTGATCCGGAGGTGCTGGCACGCTGGTCGGCGTTGCACGCGCACCTGGAGGACGTGGAGGCGTTCCGCTGGCCGTCGCGCGTGGCGCGGGTGCTGGGCATGCTGGACCTGACGCGCTTTCTGGACCGGGACGCGAGCACGCTGTCGGGTGGGGAGCGGACGCGGCTGGCGCTAGCGCTGGCCCTGGCGCGTGAACCGGACCTGCTCGTGCTGGATGAACCGACGAATCATCTGGATATCCGCATGCGGGAGTGGCTGGAGGGCTGGTTGCGGGCGTTCCGGGGTGGGGTGCTGCTGACCAGTCATGACCGGGAGTTTCTGGACGCGGTGGCGACGCGCAGCGTGTGGCTGGAGCACGGCGCGGCGACCGGGTATCCCGGGGGGTACTCGCGGGCGTCGGCGCAGCGGGAGCTGGAGCGGCGCACGCAGGCCCGCGCGGCGCGGCTGGGGGAACGCGAGGCGCAGCGGCTCTCGAGGAGTGTGGAGGTGCTGGACCGCTGGGGCCGCCGCTCGCGGGGCCTGAAGACCCGGGCGGAGCGGCAGAGCGTCCCGGAGGCGCCGCTGCCGGAGCGGCAGATCCGCATGCGGCTGCTGGCGGGGACGGCGCGCGCGCCGCTGGTGGCGTGGGGCGAGCACCTGAGCAAGGCGTACGGGGACCGGCCCGTGCTGTCGGAGGCCGCCTTCCGGCTCAGGCAGGGGGACCGGGTGGCGCTGATGGGCGCGAACGGCACGGGGAAGACCACGCTGATGCGCCTGCTGTCCGGCGAACTGCACCCGGACCCGCCCGCGCCGGACCCGCTGACAGGCGAGACCGGGCCGCTGCCTGCGCTGCGGGTCGCGCCGGGCGTGACGGTCGCCAGCCTGGACCAGACGTGGCACGGGCTGACGCCGGGCGAGGGCCTGCACGCGCAGTTCGAGCGGCGCTTCGGGCGGCAGGCGAATACCCTGCTGGGCCGCGCGGGTTTCGGGGCGGAGGACTGGCTGAAAACCCCAGAGGTGCTGTCGGGCGGCGAGCGGGCGCGGGCCGGGCTGGCACTCGTGAGTGGCCTGCGGGCGGACCTGCTGCTGCTGGACGAACCCACGAACCACCTGGACGTGGAGGCGTTGCTGGCGCTGGAGGGCGCGGTGCAGGCGTACGGGGGCGCGGTCGTGATCGTCACGCACGACCGCCGCTTCGCGCGGGAGGTCGCCACGCGCCTGTGGGTCATCGAGGACGCCGCGCTGCGCGAGGTGAGCGGCTGGGGCAGCCGCGAGTACCTCGACCCGGCTGCGACGCTGCAGGGCGACCCGCCGCCCCCGCCACCACCGCCCACGCCCCGGCAGCGCCTCGCGCCGCTCGAAACCCAGCTGGCGGCCCTGCGGGCGGAACTGGACCGCCCGCCCGGCAGCCTGACCGGGCGCGAGGAGGCCCGCGTGCGCGCCCAGGCGCACGCCGTGCAGCAGGGCCTGTACGGCCTGTACGCGCAGGTGTGGAGTGCTCCGCAGTTCGACGCGGAGGTCCGCGAGCCGCCCCTGACCGTCCGCGCGCAGCGCCTCGGCGACTCGGGCGGGATGTTCTGGGCCGCGCACGACGAGGGCTGCCCGCACCTCGCCTGGGACGGACAGACGCTGCGCTGGAACGGCGAGCCGCCCGCGTGGTTCGGCGCGGCGCTGCTGGGCGGGGCGCTGCGCGTGCTGTTCGAACGCTGGAACGTGGGCCGGGTGGGGCTCGGGGACGGCGGCCTGGTGCTGACCCGCCGGGCGTACTTCGAGCGGCTGGGCCTCGCGCCGGGACGGGAGGGGACGCGCCCCGCCCCGTGA